In Providencia sneebia DSM 19967, one DNA window encodes the following:
- the ptsN gene encoding PTS IIA-like nitrogen regulatory protein PtsN, with amino-acid sequence MNNDIEIQLSTVLSRACTRNNLTCTSKKRALEVISELAAAELELPENTVFEALLTREKVGTTGIGGGIAIPHGKLSEDEKAKAVGVFLHLEEPIAFDAIDNQPVDLLFALLVPADQCKTHLHTLSLIAKKLADKSLCKRLRSAQSDDELYHIITE; translated from the coding sequence ATGAATAATGATATAGAAATTCAATTAAGTACTGTGCTATCTCGAGCCTGTACACGTAATAATCTGACCTGCACAAGTAAAAAACGGGCATTAGAGGTTATTAGTGAGTTAGCCGCTGCTGAATTAGAATTACCTGAAAATACAGTATTTGAAGCTTTATTAACCAGAGAAAAAGTTGGCACAACCGGTATTGGCGGAGGGATTGCAATCCCTCATGGTAAGCTCAGTGAAGATGAAAAGGCTAAAGCCGTCGGCGTATTCTTACATCTTGAAGAGCCAATTGCCTTTGATGCTATTGATAATCAGCCTGTTGATTTACTGTTTGCACTCTTAGTTCCAGCAGATCAGTGCAAAACTCACTTGCATACATTATCACTTATTGCCAAAAAACTGGCCGATAAGTCACTATGTAAACGTCTGAGATCAGCACAAAGCGATGATGAGTTGTACCATATCATTACTGAGTGA
- the rnk gene encoding nucleoside diphosphate kinase regulator, which yields MTKPKIIINDLDAERLDSLMAQPAYAGSAITEALNAELDRADIVTPQEIPANVVTMNSTVRFLDLISNEERTRTLVYPAALKDSNEQLSVMAPIGAALLGLHVNDEISWALPNGVETRVKVLEIVYQPEAAGEYHR from the coding sequence ATGACAAAGCCAAAGATTATTATCAATGATTTAGATGCAGAACGTCTTGATTCACTGATGGCACAGCCTGCTTATGCAGGATCTGCAATTACAGAAGCACTTAATGCTGAGTTAGATCGTGCAGATATTGTGACGCCACAAGAAATTCCTGCAAACGTCGTCACAATGAATAGTACTGTTCGTTTTCTAGATTTGATTAGCAATGAAGAGCGCACTCGTACTTTGGTCTATCCGGCCGCTTTAAAAGATAGTAACGAGCAATTATCTGTTATGGCCCCCATTGGCGCAGCTTTGCTAGGTTTACATGTCAATGATGAAATCAGTTGGGCATTACCGAATGGTGTTGAAACACGTGTTAAGGTATTAGAAATTGTTTATCAGCCAGAAGCAGCTGGCGAATATCATCGTTAA
- the tldD gene encoding metalloprotease TldD: MSLASVSDHLLAANGLDHQKLYDTLGLLSERKLDYADLFFQSSYHESWVLEDRIIKNGSYNIDQGVGVRAVTGEKTGFAYADQVSLKALQDSAIAARSIVSDQGNGQSQILTEVDYKKLYPETDPLYSLSREDKIALLHRVDQVARAQDPRVIEVNASLTAVYEQILVAATDGTLAADIRPLVRLSVSVLVEHEGKRERGASGGGARYGYEYFLEVHQGEILAEQYAKEAVRMALINLSAIPAPAGMMPVVLGAGWPGVLLHEAVGHGLEGDFNRRGSSVFSGKVGNLVASPLCTVVDDGTITGRRGSLAIDDEGVPGQYNVLIENGILKNYIQDKLNARLMGVVPTGNARRESYAHLPMPRMTNTYLLAGESTPEDIIASVDKGIYAPNFGGGQVDITSGKFVFSTSEAYLIEDGKITSPVKGATLIGSGIEAMQQISMVGNDLALDKGVGVCGKDGQSVPVGVGQPTLKLDKMTVGGTA; this comes from the coding sequence ATGAGTTTAGCTTCTGTCAGCGACCATTTGCTGGCTGCCAATGGTCTTGACCATCAAAAATTGTACGATACTTTAGGTTTATTATCTGAGCGCAAGCTTGATTATGCGGACCTCTTTTTTCAGTCTAGTTATCATGAATCTTGGGTACTAGAAGATAGAATTATTAAAAATGGATCATACAATATCGATCAAGGTGTTGGTGTAAGAGCGGTAACTGGGGAAAAAACAGGTTTTGCTTATGCTGATCAAGTTTCACTAAAAGCATTGCAGGATAGTGCGATTGCGGCTCGTAGCATTGTGAGTGACCAAGGTAATGGCCAATCTCAGATCCTGACAGAAGTTGATTATAAAAAACTCTACCCCGAAACCGATCCGCTTTATAGCTTGTCGCGTGAAGATAAAATTGCCTTATTACACAGAGTTGATCAAGTTGCCAGAGCACAAGATCCGCGAGTTATTGAGGTCAATGCAAGCTTAACTGCGGTTTATGAACAAATTTTGGTCGCTGCAACGGATGGCACATTGGCTGCGGATATTCGCCCATTAGTTCGTTTATCTGTTAGTGTACTTGTTGAACATGAAGGTAAACGCGAACGTGGTGCAAGTGGTGGTGGCGCCCGTTATGGTTATGAGTATTTCTTAGAAGTTCATCAAGGTGAAATTCTGGCTGAGCAATATGCTAAAGAAGCTGTTCGCATGGCATTAATTAATTTATCAGCAATTCCTGCGCCGGCTGGCATGATGCCTGTCGTACTTGGCGCTGGCTGGCCGGGCGTTCTTCTTCATGAAGCTGTAGGCCATGGCTTGGAAGGTGATTTTAACCGTCGTGGTAGCTCTGTCTTTTCTGGAAAAGTTGGCAACTTAGTGGCTTCTCCTCTGTGTACAGTCGTTGATGATGGCACAATTACGGGTCGCCGTGGCTCGTTAGCCATTGATGATGAAGGTGTTCCAGGTCAATATAATGTATTGATTGAAAATGGTATTTTGAAAAATTACATTCAAGATAAGCTGAATGCCCGCTTAATGGGTGTAGTGCCAACAGGAAATGCGCGTCGCGAATCTTATGCGCATTTACCAATGCCGCGTATGACCAATACTTACCTACTTGCGGGTGAATCAACCCCTGAAGATATTATTGCCAGTGTTGATAAAGGCATTTATGCACCAAACTTTGGTGGTGGGCAGGTTGATATAACTTCAGGTAAATTTGTTTTCTCCACATCTGAAGCTTATTTGATTGAAGATGGGAAAATTACCTCACCAGTTAAAGGTGCTACGTTGATTGGCTCCGGAATTGAAGCTATGCAACAAATCTCTATGGTTGGTAATGACTTAGCTCTTGATAAAGGTGTTGGTGTGTGCGGAAAAGACGGGCAAAGTGTGCCTGTCGGCGTCGGGCAGCCAACATTGAAATTAGACAAAATGACTGTAGGCGGAACGGCTTAA
- a CDS encoding ribonuclease domain-containing protein has product MNKRIISMLLMAVLIALSLYFNAGSQHEKEQAQRPISPPEQAIRTQNSQKIDELTRQANVIGYLQQHHQLPNFYISKKDARQAGWDPKLGNLCEVLPGKAIGGDRFLNREKKLPIAPNRQWFEADINYRCGHRNADRMLYSSDGMIFVTKDHYKSFQQIN; this is encoded by the coding sequence ATGAATAAACGCATTATTTCGATGTTGCTAATGGCTGTTTTGATTGCCTTAAGCTTATATTTTAATGCTGGCTCTCAACATGAGAAAGAACAGGCTCAAAGACCTATTTCTCCTCCTGAACAAGCTATTCGCACTCAAAATAGCCAAAAGATTGATGAGCTAACTCGACAAGCCAATGTCATTGGATATTTACAGCAGCATCATCAATTACCCAATTTTTATATTAGTAAGAAAGATGCTCGCCAAGCTGGCTGGGATCCGAAATTAGGAAACCTGTGCGAAGTCTTACCGGGTAAGGCTATTGGTGGTGATCGTTTTTTAAATCGCGAAAAGAAATTACCGATAGCGCCAAATCGCCAATGGTTCGAAGCTGATATTAATTATCGTTGTGGGCACCGTAACGCTGATCGTATGCTGTACTCCTCAGATGGCATGATATTTGTCACAAAGGATCACTATAAAAGTTTTCAACAGATTAATTAA
- the npr gene encoding PTS phosphocarrier protein NPr, which yields MTQKTTITLKNRLGMHARPAMLLYELVKKFNSSVILRNNHNIEAEADSVIAMLMLDSEQGSTIDIEVTGSDEVDALSAIIHLFESGFDEN from the coding sequence ATGACGCAAAAAACAACTATTACGCTAAAAAATCGGCTAGGAATGCATGCTAGACCTGCCATGCTACTTTATGAATTAGTTAAAAAATTTAACTCTAGTGTTATTTTGCGTAATAATCACAATATTGAGGCGGAGGCCGATAGCGTTATCGCAATGTTGATGTTAGACTCGGAACAAGGTAGTACTATTGATATTGAGGTCACAGGTTCTGACGAAGTTGACGCTTTATCCGCAATTATTCACCTTTTCGAAAGCGGATTTGATGAAAATTAA
- the lptA gene encoding lipopolysaccharide ABC transporter substrate-binding protein LptA produces the protein MNQVNKKHFIQGIVASAIFALSVPAFALKDDTKQPMTINSVKQSLDLEKNITTFSDDVIIKQGSIDIRANKVVVTRQNNNPDKIIVEAYGNPVTFYQLQDDGKPIKGHSNKARYEVDKQLLTLTGNAYLEQLDSNIKGDRITYMVPTQQMEAFSDKGKRVTTVILPSQLQEKGPATNNGKSK, from the coding sequence ATGAATCAAGTAAATAAAAAGCATTTTATTCAAGGAATTGTTGCCAGCGCAATTTTTGCTCTTAGCGTTCCTGCATTCGCGTTGAAAGATGACACGAAACAGCCAATGACAATTAACTCTGTTAAGCAATCTCTTGATTTAGAAAAAAACATCACAACATTTAGTGATGATGTCATTATAAAACAAGGTTCTATTGATATTCGAGCTAATAAAGTTGTCGTCACGCGCCAGAATAATAATCCTGACAAAATAATTGTAGAAGCTTATGGTAATCCTGTTACATTCTACCAATTACAAGATGACGGTAAGCCAATTAAAGGCCATTCGAATAAAGCACGTTATGAAGTTGATAAACAGCTACTGACATTAACGGGTAATGCCTATCTTGAGCAGTTAGACAGTAATATTAAAGGTGATAGGATCACCTATATGGTGCCAACACAACAAATGGAAGCTTTTAGTGATAAAGGTAAACGTGTGACAACAGTAATATTGCCATCCCAGCTACAAGAAAAAGGCCCGGCAACAAACAACGGAAAGAGTAAATAA
- a CDS encoding barstar family protein — protein sequence MSNVVIFNFQQISGIEDFYQQFELQFSLPEWFGKNLDALWDMLSAGIEFPVAIVFTHITAEQQAEFADLIAMMHEAHEIYGDDFTFVCESDDTSS from the coding sequence ATGAGTAATGTGGTTATCTTTAATTTTCAACAAATCAGTGGGATAGAGGATTTTTATCAGCAATTTGAGCTGCAATTTTCTTTACCAGAATGGTTTGGTAAAAACCTTGATGCGTTATGGGATATGCTAAGTGCAGGTATTGAATTTCCAGTCGCCATTGTATTTACACATATTACGGCAGAACAGCAGGCAGAATTTGCAGACCTTATCGCGATGATGCATGAAGCTCATGAAATTTATGGGGATGACTTTACCTTCGTATGTGAAAGTGATGACACTTCAAGTTGA
- the lptB gene encoding LPS export ABC transporter ATP-binding protein — MAILTVENLAKSYKKRKVVEDVSLEVRSGEIVGLLGPNGAGKTTTFYMVVGIVQRDAGKILIDGDDISLLPLHERARRGIGYLPQEASIFRRLSVYNNLMAVLEIRDDLNSQQRKERAEELMEEFNITHLRDSLGQSLSGGERRRVEIARALAANPKFILLDEPFAGVDPISVLDIKKIIQHLRDYGLGVLITDHNVRETLDVCERAYIVSQGHLIAYGTPKMILENEQVKRVYLGEGFRL, encoded by the coding sequence ATGGCGATATTGACCGTAGAGAATCTGGCAAAGTCATATAAAAAACGTAAGGTTGTGGAAGATGTCAGCCTTGAAGTGAGATCCGGTGAAATTGTTGGCCTGTTAGGTCCCAACGGTGCAGGAAAAACAACCACCTTTTATATGGTGGTCGGAATAGTGCAGCGAGATGCGGGTAAAATTTTAATTGATGGTGACGATATTAGTTTGTTACCACTGCACGAACGTGCCCGTCGCGGTATTGGTTATCTCCCGCAGGAAGCCTCAATTTTCCGTCGCCTTAGTGTATATAACAACTTAATGGCGGTATTAGAGATACGCGATGACTTAAATTCACAGCAGCGTAAAGAGCGTGCAGAGGAGTTGATGGAAGAGTTTAATATCACTCACCTGCGTGATAGTTTGGGTCAATCATTATCAGGTGGCGAACGCCGCCGTGTTGAAATAGCTCGCGCATTGGCAGCAAACCCTAAGTTTATTCTTTTAGATGAACCTTTTGCTGGGGTTGACCCGATATCAGTATTAGATATCAAAAAAATTATTCAGCATTTACGTGATTATGGCTTAGGCGTTTTAATTACTGACCATAATGTTCGTGAAACACTCGATGTTTGTGAAAGAGCCTATATTGTGAGCCAAGGCCACTTGATTGCATACGGTACACCTAAAATGATCCTTGAAAATGAACAAGTTAAACGTGTCTATTTAGGGGAAGGTTTCCGGTTGTAG
- the rapZ gene encoding RNase adapter RapZ, with the protein MVLMIVSGRSGSGKSVALRALEDMGFYCVDNLPVVLLPELADSLADRNISAAVSIDVRNMPDNPEIFEEALNRLPSSFSPQLLFLDADRNTLIRRYSDTRRLHPLSSKNLSLESAIDEENELLEPLKSRADLVIDTSEMSVHELAEMLRTRLLGKRERELTMVFESFGFKHGIPIDADYVFDVRFLPNPHWDPKLRPMTGLDRPVAAFLDRHTEVHNFIYQTRSYLELWLPMLETNNRSYLTVAIGCTGGKHRSVYVAEQLADYFRSRGKNVQSRHRTLEKRK; encoded by the coding sequence ATGGTGCTGATGATTGTCAGTGGCCGTTCCGGTTCGGGAAAATCCGTTGCCTTACGTGCGCTGGAAGATATGGGTTTCTATTGTGTGGATAACCTGCCGGTTGTGCTACTTCCAGAACTGGCAGATTCACTCGCTGATCGCAATATATCTGCGGCAGTCAGCATTGATGTGCGTAATATGCCAGATAACCCAGAAATCTTTGAAGAAGCTCTCAATAGATTACCGTCGAGCTTTTCACCTCAACTACTGTTTCTGGATGCTGATCGCAACACCTTAATTCGCCGTTATAGTGATACCCGTCGCCTGCATCCTCTTTCAAGTAAAAACTTATCACTTGAAAGTGCAATTGACGAAGAAAATGAGCTGTTAGAGCCACTTAAGTCACGAGCAGATTTAGTCATAGATACATCTGAAATGTCTGTGCATGAACTTGCTGAAATGCTAAGAACGCGCTTACTTGGTAAACGTGAACGCGAACTTACCATGGTATTTGAATCTTTCGGCTTTAAGCATGGTATTCCTATTGATGCAGACTATGTTTTCGATGTGCGTTTTTTACCAAACCCACACTGGGATCCTAAATTACGTCCAATGACGGGGCTTGACCGCCCTGTGGCTGCATTTTTAGATAGACACACAGAAGTGCATAATTTTATTTATCAAACTCGTAGTTATCTTGAGCTTTGGTTGCCTATGCTGGAAACCAACAACCGTAGCTATTTAACTGTAGCAATAGGTTGTACTGGCGGTAAGCACCGTTCAGTCTATGTCGCAGAGCAACTCGCTGACTATTTTCGTTCCCGTGGCAAAAATGTGCAATCTCGCCATAGAACATTAGAAAAGCGTAAGTAA
- the pmbA gene encoding metalloprotease PmbA, giving the protein MSLTEQVNDQRKKLEEAVEQALIFAKSRCDSAEVAVNKSTGISVSTRQGEVENVEFNSDGALGITVYHNQRKGSASSTDLSPEAIERTVQAAVDIARYTSEDDCAGPADKSLLAFEAPDLQLFQASPLAPEDAIKLASRAEMAALSVDPRIVNSEGGSFNGHYGIRVFGNSHGMLQSYCSSRYSMSSCVIAEQDGEMERNYAYTIGRSLDSLQSPEWVGQECARRTLAHLSPRKLPTMKAPVIFAAEVATGLFGHLVGAISGSSIYRKSSFLLDSLGQQILPDWLTINEQPHLIGGLASSPFDSEGVRTTERNIIENGVLQTWLMTSYSARKLGLQSTGHAGGIHNWRIAGQGLSFDALLKQMGTGLVVTELMGQSVNGITGDYSRGASGFWVENGEIQYPVSEITIAGNLKDMWRNMVTIADDIETRSNIQCGSVLLPEMSIAGQ; this is encoded by the coding sequence ATGAGTTTAACTGAACAAGTCAATGATCAGCGTAAGAAACTTGAAGAAGCGGTTGAGCAAGCACTGATTTTTGCCAAAAGCCGTTGTGATTCTGCTGAAGTTGCTGTGAATAAGAGCACTGGGATCAGCGTAAGTACTCGCCAAGGCGAAGTTGAAAATGTCGAATTCAATAGTGATGGTGCGCTTGGGATCACTGTTTATCATAATCAACGTAAAGGAAGTGCTTCCTCTACTGATTTAAGCCCAGAAGCGATTGAGCGCACAGTACAAGCTGCGGTCGATATTGCACGCTATACCTCTGAAGATGATTGTGCAGGCCCAGCAGACAAATCTTTGTTAGCTTTTGAAGCACCAGATTTACAGCTTTTTCAAGCATCACCATTAGCCCCAGAAGATGCGATTAAACTGGCTTCTCGCGCCGAAATGGCGGCGCTTAGTGTTGATCCCCGCATTGTGAATAGTGAAGGTGGTAGTTTTAACGGGCATTATGGCATCCGTGTATTTGGTAACTCTCATGGGATGCTTCAGAGTTATTGCTCTAGCCGTTATTCAATGTCGAGCTGTGTTATTGCAGAACAAGACGGAGAGATGGAGCGCAATTATGCTTATACCATAGGACGCAGCCTTGATTCATTACAATCCCCAGAATGGGTTGGACAAGAGTGTGCACGTAGAACATTAGCACATTTATCTCCGCGCAAATTACCCACAATGAAGGCACCTGTTATTTTTGCTGCGGAAGTTGCAACTGGATTATTTGGCCATTTAGTTGGGGCAATAAGTGGCAGTAGTATTTACCGAAAATCATCTTTTTTATTAGATAGCTTAGGGCAGCAAATTCTTCCTGATTGGTTAACTATCAATGAGCAACCGCACTTGATTGGTGGATTAGCTTCATCACCATTTGACAGCGAAGGGGTAAGAACAACTGAACGTAATATTATTGAAAATGGTGTATTACAAACATGGCTGATGACCTCTTATTCAGCACGCAAATTAGGCTTACAAAGTACAGGACATGCTGGCGGCATCCATAATTGGCGTATTGCGGGTCAAGGTCTTTCATTCGATGCATTACTAAAACAAATGGGTACTGGGCTTGTTGTCACTGAATTAATGGGACAAAGTGTCAACGGTATTACGGGAGATTATTCTCGAGGTGCATCTGGCTTTTGGGTCGAAAATGGTGAGATACAATATCCTGTCAGTGAAATTACTATCGCGGGTAATTTAAAAGATATGTGGCGTAATATGGTCACAATTGCAGATGATATTGAAACTCGCAGTAATATTCAGTGTGGCTCTGTGTTGTTACCTGAAATGAGCATTGCTGGACAGTAA
- the hpf gene encoding ribosome hibernation promoting factor — translation MEFQITGHNIDLTPALREIVEKKLKKLEQLFDRINGIQVILKVEKVQQIAEATVQVNGAELHASAEEDDMYIAIDQLVEKLSRQLTKHKEKLRQH, via the coding sequence ATGGAATTTCAGATCACTGGACACAATATCGACCTCACTCCTGCACTACGTGAAATCGTTGAGAAAAAACTCAAAAAACTAGAACAGTTATTTGATCGCATCAATGGTATCCAAGTTATTTTGAAAGTTGAAAAAGTTCAGCAAATTGCTGAAGCAACTGTGCAGGTTAATGGTGCAGAACTCCATGCCTCAGCGGAAGAAGATGATATGTATATTGCAATTGATCAGCTGGTAGAGAAACTATCACGCCAATTAACTAAGCATAAAGAAAAACTGAGACAACATTAA
- the yjgA gene encoding ribosome biogenesis factor YjgA, with product MAKQPEDWLDDIPAPQDEDEDDEIIWVSKSEIKRDAEIRKKLGAELVKLSKNELERIPLDPQLLESIELAQKIKREGRRRQLQFIGKLLRVRDVEPITEALDKLKNRHNQQVVVLHKLEDLRVRLVEGDDNVMEEVVALFPHTDRQQLRTLVRNAKKERESNKPPKAFRQLFQFLKELSETA from the coding sequence ATGGCCAAACAGCCTGAAGATTGGCTGGATGATATCCCAGCGCCACAAGATGAAGACGAGGACGATGAAATAATTTGGGTCAGCAAAAGCGAAATTAAACGTGATGCTGAAATCCGCAAAAAACTGGGTGCCGAACTGGTTAAACTAAGTAAAAATGAACTTGAACGCATCCCATTAGATCCTCAACTTCTTGAATCAATTGAGCTTGCTCAAAAGATAAAGCGCGAAGGACGTCGTCGCCAACTACAATTTATCGGTAAATTGTTACGCGTACGTGATGTCGAGCCAATTACTGAAGCGTTGGATAAACTGAAAAATCGCCATAACCAACAAGTGGTCGTTCTTCATAAACTTGAAGATTTACGTGTCCGCCTTGTTGAAGGTGATGACAATGTCATGGAAGAGGTTGTTGCTCTATTCCCACATACTGATAGGCAACAATTAAGAACGCTTGTCCGTAATGCGAAGAAAGAGCGTGAAAGCAACAAGCCACCAAAAGCCTTCCGCCAGCTCTTCCAATTTTTGAAAGAGTTATCCGAAACGGCATAA
- the nit1 gene encoding deaminated glutathione amidase — protein sequence MKNGNVALLQLCSGKNTKHNLAQIEQQIKQLPDTVELVLTPENALLFADAATYRKQAEQQGQGPLQEAIMNMAKRYNVWILIGSMPLISREDPERITSSSLLIDSQGQIQTRYDKIHMFDVNIEDEQGTYNESVIYQRGEHITVVDTPVGRLGMTICYDLRFPGLFQALREQGAEIISVPAAFTRYTGKAHWEPLLRARAIENQCIILAPAQVGVHGTRRTWGHTLAVDGWGKVIKKNVDAVASMVLNIKTDSLVGMREQIKVVKHNRFRPQLTSLIKKETTTKE from the coding sequence ATGAAAAATGGCAATGTTGCACTTTTGCAGTTATGCAGTGGGAAAAATACAAAGCATAATTTAGCTCAGATTGAACAACAAATTAAGCAGTTGCCGGATACTGTTGAGCTAGTATTGACGCCTGAAAATGCATTATTGTTTGCGGATGCAGCAACTTACCGTAAACAGGCTGAACAACAAGGGCAAGGTCCATTACAAGAAGCCATTATGAACATGGCTAAACGTTATAATGTGTGGATATTAATTGGTTCAATGCCGTTGATCAGCCGTGAAGATCCTGAACGTATTACCAGCAGTAGTTTGCTCATTGATTCTCAAGGCCAAATTCAAACTCGTTATGACAAAATTCATATGTTTGATGTCAATATTGAAGATGAGCAAGGCACTTATAATGAATCAGTTATTTATCAACGCGGTGAACACATTACTGTCGTTGATACGCCTGTTGGTCGTTTAGGCATGACCATTTGTTATGATTTACGTTTCCCTGGTTTATTTCAAGCATTACGTGAACAAGGTGCAGAGATTATTTCTGTTCCTGCTGCATTTACTCGATATACCGGAAAGGCGCACTGGGAGCCATTATTACGCGCTCGTGCAATTGAAAATCAATGCATTATTTTAGCGCCAGCTCAAGTGGGGGTTCATGGTACACGCCGGACTTGGGGGCATACTTTAGCCGTTGATGGCTGGGGTAAAGTGATTAAAAAGAACGTTGATGCAGTTGCATCAATGGTACTGAATATCAAAACAGACAGTTTGGTGGGAATGCGTGAACAAATTAAAGTGGTTAAACATAATCGCTTTAGACCACAATTGACTTCATTGATTAAAAAAGAAACAACAACGAAAGAGTAA
- the rpoN gene encoding RNA polymerase factor sigma-54 has product MKQSLQLRISQQLAMTPQLQQAIRLLQLSTLELQQEVQLALETNPLLELEELESQTEATSIADSESDSSEIDTKDALEKSDMPEELPLDADWDEIYSAGTPSGTSSDYSFDELPVYQGETTQTLQDYLTWQAELTPFTDTDRAIATAIIDSIDDSGYLTSSITDIHEGIDNPEITFEEVIAVLKRIQHFDPLGVAAQDLKECLLIQLSLYPKETVGLHEARMIISQHIDLLANRDFRQLSKLTRLKEDALKIAVDLILALNPKPGQTINSGESEYVIPDVLVKKVSGHWQVELNTDSIPKLGINQHYASLIKDSINESDSQYIRNHLQDAKWLIKSLESRNETLLKVASCIVEQQQEFFEFGEEHMKPMILADIAYQVDMHESTISRVTTQKFLHSPRGIFELKYFFSSHVNTDSGGEASSTAIRALVKKLVAAENPAKPLSDSKLASLLAEQGIQVARRTVAKYRESLSIPPSNQRKQLV; this is encoded by the coding sequence ATGAAACAAAGTTTGCAGCTCAGAATCAGTCAGCAACTCGCGATGACGCCACAATTGCAACAAGCTATCCGCTTGCTGCAATTGTCTACGCTTGAGCTACAACAAGAAGTTCAGTTAGCATTAGAAACAAACCCACTACTTGAGCTAGAAGAACTCGAATCTCAAACTGAAGCAACTAGTATTGCTGATAGTGAATCCGATAGTAGTGAAATTGATACCAAGGATGCACTTGAGAAAAGTGATATGCCTGAAGAGCTGCCTTTAGATGCTGATTGGGATGAAATTTATTCCGCAGGAACGCCCTCAGGCACCAGTAGTGACTACAGCTTTGATGAATTGCCAGTTTACCAAGGTGAAACAACCCAAACATTACAAGATTATCTCACGTGGCAAGCTGAGTTAACGCCGTTTACCGATACAGATAGAGCAATCGCGACGGCAATTATTGATTCAATTGATGACTCTGGCTATCTCACTAGCTCAATTACAGATATTCATGAAGGGATTGATAATCCAGAAATTACGTTTGAAGAAGTCATTGCGGTCTTAAAACGTATCCAGCACTTTGATCCTCTAGGGGTTGCCGCGCAAGATCTAAAAGAGTGCCTACTCATTCAATTATCTCTTTATCCTAAAGAAACAGTCGGTTTACATGAAGCTCGCATGATCATAAGCCAGCACATCGATTTACTGGCCAATCGCGATTTTCGTCAATTAAGTAAGTTAACACGCTTAAAAGAAGATGCATTAAAAATAGCTGTCGACTTAATTTTGGCTTTAAACCCAAAACCCGGTCAAACCATCAATTCAGGAGAGTCTGAATATGTCATTCCTGATGTTCTAGTGAAAAAAGTCAGCGGACACTGGCAAGTTGAATTAAATACAGATAGCATTCCTAAATTAGGTATTAATCAGCATTATGCATCTTTGATAAAAGATTCAATTAATGAAAGTGATTCACAATACATTCGTAATCATTTACAAGATGCAAAATGGTTGATAAAAAGTTTAGAGAGCCGAAACGAAACACTGCTAAAAGTGGCAAGCTGTATTGTAGAGCAGCAACAAGAATTCTTTGAATTCGGGGAAGAGCATATGAAACCGATGATCTTGGCTGATATTGCCTATCAGGTTGATATGCACGAATCCACGATTTCAAGAGTCACAACCCAAAAGTTCCTCCATAGTCCGAGAGGGATTTTTGAGTTGAAATACTTTTTCTCTAGCCACGTCAATACTGATAGCGGAGGCGAAGCCTCTTCTACTGCAATACGCGCGTTAGTGAAAAAATTGGTTGCTGCTGAAAATCCAGCAAAACCATTAAGTGACAGTAAACTGGCAAGTCTGCTAGCAGAACAAGGTATTCAAGTTGCCCGTCGTACTGTTGCTAAATATCGTGAATCGTTATCTATTCCGCCCTCAAACCAACGTAAACAATTGGTTTAA